The DNA sequence TCATTTTCAATTGAAGAGCCTACAGTTGCATTCTCATCAATCAATAAATCGAATTCATAAGATTTGTCTGGGTTCTCAATAATATTTAATTCGGGATTATATTCAAGATTTGGTTGAACAGTTGTCAGCAATATTTTTAAATATGGTTCTATTTCAGGTTCATATCTTATATAGGCTCCATCAACAAAATAGTCTTTATCGAAGATTAATAAATCTTTTTGAGTGCCGAGATAAATATAAAATTGCTTAAATGGGAAGTGAAGATATTTTAAATAAACATTATCAACATCTGTTTTGTTAAAAAGATTTAATAAAGCATTTGGAAAATGGAAAATATTCTGTCCATTCTTTAAATATTCTATATAATAAAAATATAATTTGTCTTCGTTTTCTATTATCTCATCTAAGTCATTTGAAGTTTTAACTGATGGATAAGATTCATAAAAATCTATTCTTTCATTATAATCTTCAGTAAGTCCATCATCTGAATCGACGTTTTTATATTTTTTAATTATATCCTTCAAAAAAGGACGACAATAAATAAAACGATTTGGGTGATATTTTAAATTTTCTTTTAACATATGATTGAATATTTAGTTGGCTAACGGCGTGGCAAATAACCCGTCCACACAAAACAACAATTTTATTAAATAACGATTGGTTTATTTTAAAGAGCAAAGTTTAATTTTTATTTAGCAAACTTTGCAACTTACTTTTTTGAATTGCACTTCACTTTTACAAAAAACTAAAATTGAAAACTAAGCTTTCTGTTTACAAACCAAACCAGAATTGAGCGAAGCGGTCGGGTTGATTTGCGTGTTATACACTTTTATTGATAATTTTTTTTTTAACTTTTTTGAAATATTTATTTAACAGATTTTTCTTAAATCTTATAAAAACTTTTATTTATTGAAATATTTAAAAAGCTCTAAATATTAAATACATTTTTTGATTAGAAAAACTTGAACAGTAATTTTACATTTTAGAAAAACTAAAACTTAGAAAAATGTTTAACAAAAATTATTAAAAGAACGAAAACTAATTTTAAGAAATATTTTACGAATTTATATTTTTACGAAAAACAAAAATATGATTTTGCGAAAGTTTGAAAACTTAAAACTTTACAAAACTTAAAAGACAATTTTAAATAGATTTTAAACCGTGTATAACGGCGTGGCAAATAACCCGCTGCCAAAAACAACAAACTTAAGTTAATTTGTTTCCGCCGAATTTTATAAAAACTGTTGTTAATTTTGTTTTAGCAACAACAGTTTTTGGTTAATTAAATGTACTTTCAAACTTTAACAAAAACGCTAAAAGAACTTTCAAACTATATTTTTACTCAAAACCCAAACCAGTACGGCAGTCGGGTTGATTTGCTGGTTATGCTTGTTCTATAAGTTTATATGATTCAATTCTATAATTAAGAATATTTGGATTTTCTTTGAGAAGTTCTAATAGAACTTTTGTTGAGCCAGTTGGAATTCTTTTCCCTTGTTCCCACTGTTTTACTGAAGAGGAGCTTACATTTAATACTTTTGCAAATACATTTTGACTTAATTTTGTCCGTTCTCTAATTTTTTGAATATCTTTTGCATTTATTTTGACTTTCGGAATTTTTACTTCAAGTGCTTTCAATTCTTTTTCTGTAAATGATATTTTTAAATTATTTGAAATTAAATCTTGGACTGTTTTCCCAATCGCTTCTTTTATTTTTGCTCTCATTTAATTTTATTCCTTTATACTAACAAATGTGCCTAACTTAACGAGTTCTGAATAATTATGTCTTTCAATTTCTAATAAATCTTTAGCTAATTTTTTAAAATATCTTAATTCATTTTCATCTAAATTATCTTTTTCATTTTTTGAAAATCCATAGACAAATATTGCAATATCAGATTTTTTATAAACTAAAATAGTTCTAAAACTTCCACTTTTACCACGTCCTTCTTTTGATATTCGAACTTTGTAAAGTCCATTAGCTAAATTACTTACTCCAAGATTGTTTGATAAATTTTCAACAGCATTTAATAAATATTTATCAGAAATAGAGTTCTTCTTTGCCCATTTATTAAACCATTTAGTTTTAAGATTTAGCATGAGTAAATATATCACATTGTGTTACATTTGTCAAATTGTTTTTACAAGCATAACGGCGTGGCAAATAACCCGTCCGCCCTAAACATTTAATTTTATTAATAACGAATTTAGAATTTTACAAAACAATGTTTAACTTTTTTCACAAACATTGTTTTTAAACTTTCTGAATTGTACTTCACTTTAGCATAAAGCTAAAATTGACTTTCAAAATTTCTATTTACAAACCAAACCCAAACGAGCGAAGCGGTCGGGTTGATTTGCGTGTTATACACTTTTATTGAAATTTTTTGTTTTAACTTTCTTAGAAAATTTAATTTAATAGATTTTTTTTAATCTTTTACGAAATAATAATTTATTTGAAAATATTAAACAGCTCTAATTTTTAATACATTTTTTGAATAGAAAAACTTGAACAGCAATTTTACATTTTAGATAAACGAAAACTTTGAAAAATGTTAAACAAAAATAATTAATAGAACGAAAACTAATTTTTAGAAATGATTTACAATTTATAATTTTTGAAAAAACCATAATTTGATTTTATAAAAGTTAGAAAACTTAAAACTTTACAAAACTTTTAAGACAATTTAAAATAGATTTTAAACCGTGTATAACGGCGTGGCAAATAACCCGTCCGCCAATAACAACAATTTTATTAAATAACGAATTGTTTATTTTAAAAGCAGTTTTTAATTTTGTTTACAAACCAAACTGAAATTAAGCGAAGCGGTCGGGTTGATTTGCGTGTTATACACTTTTATACAAATTTTTTGTTTTAACTATTTTTTGAATATTTATTTGACAGATTTTTTGCATATCTTTTTGAAAATATTTATTTATTGGAAATTTAAACAGCTCTAAATTTTAAATACATTTTTTGTATAGAAAAACCAAAACAGCAATTTTATATTTTACAAAAATGTAAAACTTGGAAAAATCTTTAACAAAATATTTGAAAGAACGAAAACTTTAATTTTGGAAGAAATAACTTTTTAAAAACTTTGCAACAAAACTTAATTTTGATTTTACAAAAGTTTGAAAACTTAAAACTTTACAAAACTATAAAGACAATTTTAAATAGTTTTTAAACCGTGTATAACGGCGGCGCAAATAACCCGTCCGCCCAAAACAACAATTTTATTAAATAACAAATGGTTTATTTAAAGAGCAGTTTTTAATTTTCCTTTGGCAAAAACTGCGACTTAATTTACTAAATTGTACTTCACTTTAACATAAAACAAAAATGAACTTTCAAACTATTTGTTTACAAACCAAACCAGTATTGAGCGAAGCGGTCGGGTTGATTTGTTTGTTAGGCATTATTTGTAGTTAGTATAATTTGGCACTATTTTAATAATAACATTTTCTTTATCTGAGTAAAATCACCGGCTTTAATTTGGTAAAAATAAGTACCAGAAGCCACTTTTGTTCCGATTTCATTTTGACCGTCCCACATAATTATATAATCCCCAGAGTTTTTTTCTTCATTGAGTAATTCTTTTACTAATTGGCCATTTATATTATATATCTTAATACTAATTCTACTTCTTTTGAGAACTGTAAATTCAATTTTAGTTGAGGGATTAAAAGGATTCGGGAAATTCTGATACAATGTAAAGGAGGAAAAGATATTAGATTTTCCATCATTTATGGCCGTTGGAGCATCATTAAATTTTGTAAGTCTTGCACTGGTTATATTTATTGTTCCTGAAGTGCTAGAAGAAGAGTCAACATCTACTTGAAATATTCCCGCAGTTGTTATCCATGAAATACTTAATTGATCATCTTCATTTTGAAATATACCATTCACATAGTTTTGGGTTTTCGTGTTTTCCAATATTCTTAATGCTGAATAAGTTCCGAAAGGAAATGTAAAATTCCCAAAAGCATCTACAGATTGAGTTGAAGTTGCAATAGATATTTTTCCAAATCCATCATCCGTTGTATCGGCTTCATGTTTTGATGCACCATAAATTAGCGGTAATGGAAAGATATTTGTATTATTTTTTATTGTAATTATTGTGTCAATAATTAAATACCTATTATTAATATGTTTATACAACGTTGTATCATGAACAAATCCTAAATAATAGAGTCCAGTGTTATCTAATTTGTAATAATTTTCGGATAGGGTACGATTATTTAAATCTTGACAATGAGTAGCTTCGGGAAAATCAGATGAATACCACGAATTTGTTAGAGAAATATTAACTGCTGTAATTGTATCAGAAAAGTCAATAATAGGTGTAGTCCAATTCTGAGATGATCCGCTAGCACTTCCGACATTCATAGTTGTTTGTACATTGCCGTTGCTTACTTGTAACCATTGTCTTCCTGGTTCTAAAATATTTAATAAATCAGAAAATGTTATTTGAATTTGAGCATTAAGTATAACAGTCGTTGATATTAATAAAATAAATAATGACAGTTTCCTCATGATTATCAGACTCCTTTATATAAATTAATTTTTGTTCATTTTTTTTATTCTATATTTATAATGCCTAACGACGTTGCGCTTAACCCGCCGCCCATAACAAGGAAGCCGAGTAAAACATAATTGATAAATATTTAACAAACTGCACTTAACTTGCGTCAGCAAAAGTGCAGTTTGTAAGTTAATTAATTAGACCGAACACTTAGAACAACAAACTATAACTAAAACACAATTTCAAAAATCACAAATCCGCCGAACTAAAATGGCGGTCGGGTTGAGGCGCTGGTTATAAGCAATAATTATTTAGTGAATGTGGCTTTAACACGTTTAGATTTTCTAAAATATGGTATCCAGATGATTGCACTTATAATATCTTTAGAAAACTGCTTTCCATTCTCAATAGCTAGACCATTAGCGCCAGTTAAAAGTTCAACTACTAAGAGAATAAAACTAAGCAGAATGCTCACTTTCAACCAAAAAATTACAATGCGTGGAGCATTTTTTCTTTTTTGGAAAAAATAAAAACCAGCATACAGCATTAATATTAATAAAATTATTTGTATGAAAATCTCCAACCCAAACTCAATCCCAAATCCGAATTCCAATGCAAGTGGAATTTGTCTAATAAATGTGACTAAACTAATTATGGAAACAATTGGTCCAACAATTAACCATAATAAAGGGACTAAAAGCCAACCTTCAAAACCAGATAATTTTTCTACTTCTTCATCGTTGAGCTCTGCCCCACAATTTGAACATTTTGTATCACTTTCTTTAACTGGGTTTCCACAATCAGAACAATAATACTCTGAATTTTCTTCCATATGATGTTTGCTTATAACGGCGTTGCAAATAACTTGTCCGCCCTAAATTACAATTTTACAAAATAACGATTGGTAAAATTACCAAAGCAGTTTTTAATTTATCTTTAGCAAAAACTGCGACTCACCTTTTTCTTGAATTGAATTCCACTTTAACAAAAAACTTAAATTGGATTTCTAAATTTTCTATTTACTAAATTTCGCCGAACCGGAACGGCGGTCAAGTTGATTTGCTGGTTATATTGCATATTTTTTTAAAAATATTATTTAGTCTACTAATGGCATTATTTTGAATTTTGATAATCCAAAATAGCCTACTCCATTTATATCATAAAATTCAATAACAAAATTTTCATTCTCATAATGTTCATATCGAAAATCAGTTCTGGCTTTCCCTTTGATTGATTCAATAGATATTTCAGTTAAATAAGTTAATATATTTGTGGATACATATTCATAATTATGTTGGTCATCTACATTCATAATTTTATTAAATAATGTATCACCATTTACAATAATGATAATATCTACATTCGGGATTTCATAACTTTGATTACTTATTGAAAAGAATAAGCTATCAGAAATAAATTTTTGTTCTTGACCGAAGGTACAATTAAGTAAAATCAATAATAATAATACAGTTAATCTTTTCATTTCTTTCCTTGCAATATAACGGCGTGGCAAATAACCCGCTGCCTAAAACTTAAATTTTACAAAATAACGATTGGTTAATTTTACAAAGCAGTTTTTATTTTGCCTTTAGCAAAAACTGCGACTTAACTTTTTGAACATTGTTCACTTTTAACAAAAATGCTAAAACAACTTTCAATTTATATTTTTATACAAAACCCAACCCGGTACGGCGGTCGGGTTGATTTGTTTGTTAGCTGTATATACTTAACTGCTCTTCTTCTCGCTCTTTATTTTTATCCTTTATAGTTTCTACAGCCTTGATTTTATCTATATAATACTCGGGAAGTTTATTTTCTATAGCTCCAACAATAACATGTTTCGTATACCAAGAAAATGGTTTTAATTCAGAATTAATTTTTTCTGTGCAATAAGTAATTGCACTACACTCTGTATTATCTGGATAAGTCTTAAGTAAAATAGATTTTCTTTTGTATCCATCACCAACACCTTCGTATTTGTCAAGTTTATTTAGCTCACTATCTTCAATTTCATAAATGACACCAAACATGATATCTGACACTTCACCAGTATAATATGCATCACATTTACCAGAACAACCATCAGAGCTAATTTTATGAAACATAAGTTTATACTTAAACAATTGACCAATTCCAATAGTTTTTTTTATTGAGACACGGGAAGATAATCGTTTTAATGACATATTTGAACCGTATGCGAAATAAATCATTATGATATCCTATTATTTAATTATTCGCCGCTAAAAAATCATTTAAAAATTCATCTAGAGAAGATTGTAATGTATTTACAATAAACTCTGATGAACCTCCTCCAAGAGACCCAGTTATGCTATTTGACCATGTCGTTGCAATAACAGTCTGATGTTGAGTTTTCTTTCCGCTTCCATAAAAATAAGCCACATACCGATTATAATTTAATTCAATAGTAAAGGCGTTACCGACGACATTTATGTTAACATATAAATAACCATCAAGAGCTTCCTTACTTTTGATAGGCCTAATTTTTGCAAGTCTTATTGATAATTCAAGTTTAGAAATAATTCTTTCTTTTGTTAGTCCAATAGCTTTTCCATCAGTTGAAACATCCTCAACAAGATATTCAATTACTCCTTGATTTGAAACCTTTAGACCATCTTTCCCAGTTTGAGAATAAGTGATACTGCTAACTAGTAAAGTGATAAATGCTATCATGTTTAATATTGATTTCAAGGGAACTCCTAAATTTACAGCTAACGGCGTGGCAAATAACCCGTCCGCCAATAACAATAATTTTATTAAATAACGAATGATTTATTTTTAGGAGCAGTTTTTAATTTATCTTTTGCAAAAACTGCGACTTACTTTTCTGAATTGCACTTCACTTTAACAAAAAACTAAAATAGATTTCCAAACTTTTTGTTTACAAACCAAACCAGAATTGAGCGAAGCGGTCGGGTTGATTTGTTGGTTATATAGCATTTTTAGTAATTGCTCTTTCTCATAATATTAATCCGGCATTAACATTACGAGAGTTTTTATAAACAATATGATTGAGAATATAAATGTTAATGAGCTAATTAACATTAAATATTTCTTTTTATGGGTAAATCCGATTAATAAATTTATTGCAGTTGAAATTCCTATTCCTAAAATCAAATAAGTAAAAAAACGAATTGATGATAAATTTTCAGAAGCAAATGTATGAAATTCAGATAACATTGATAATTTTTTGTAATCTAAATAAATCGGAATAAAGTAAATAATAAAAACTACGAAAAGAATGAATCCAACAAATGTTAAAAATGTTGCTAATGTTAACATTGAAAATATTCTTGAAATTACTGAATTTGAATGATTATCATCCAATGAGAAATGGATAGATTTAGAGTTACCGATCATTTGATCACCTCTTTTTATAAATATATATTTATTTAATCTTTCAATTCATATTTGCTATATAACGGCGGCGCAAATAACTTGCCGCCCAAAACAACAATTTTATTTAATAACGAATAGTAAAATTACCAAAGCAGTTTTTAATTTATCTTTAGTAAAAACTGCGACTCACTTTTCAGAATTACGTTCCCTTTTAACAAAAAACTTAAATTAAGCTTCTAATGCCACTTTTTACAAATTTCCACCGAACCAGAACGGCGGTCAAGTTGATTTGTTTGTTATATTGCTTTTATTTTTTTAATTACTTTAACGATATATTCCTTTTATTATTTTGTATCCAATAATATCTTTTATCATTAATTGTACCTTCTCTATAACATTTCTCTTTACCTTCAACAATTAAGGCAACTTTAATTTTTTGTTTATTTTCAAAATGATAAAAAGATTTTGGTAATTCAGATTTATCAATTTGTGATCCAGCTACCCAAGTACAATAACTAAAATGAGGGAAATGTAATGTGTAAACAAATTGACTATATATTATTGAATCTTTTTCGTTTTTAATTGCAACTAATACAGAATCTGATAATTCACAATAAAATGAAGATGAACCACAAAATAATCCTTTTGTATATTCATTAATTGTTGGAGGAGAAAAAGGATTGGGATAAATAGCCCAATAAACTTTTGATGAATCTTCAATATAAGCTTGTTTTGGATATCTATTTTCTTGTTTTATTTGAGATAATACAACTAATGAATTTCCAAAAATCAGCAAAAGAATTAATAATATTTGATTTCTTAAAATGTTCATATAAACTATTATTTTATTAGCAATATAACGGCGTGGCAAATAACCCGTCCGCCTAAATCCGTCAGCT is a window from the Ignavibacteriota bacterium genome containing:
- a CDS encoding T9SS type A sorting domain-containing protein, with amino-acid sequence MRKLSLFILLISTTVILNAQIQITFSDLLNILEPGRQWLQVSNGNVQTTMNVGSASGSSQNWTTPIIDFSDTITAVNISLTNSWYSSDFPEATHCQDLNNRTLSENYYKLDNTGLYYLGFVHDTTLYKHINNRYLIIDTIITIKNNTNIFPLPLIYGASKHEADTTDDGFGKISIATSTQSVDAFGNFTFPFGTYSALRILENTKTQNYVNGIFQNEDDQLSISWITTAGIFQVDVDSSSSTSGTINITSARLTKFNDAPTAINDGKSNIFSSFTLYQNFPNPFNPSTKIEFTVLKRSRISIKIYNINGQLVKELLNEEKNSGDYIIMWDGQNEIGTKVASGTYFYQIKAGDFTQIKKMLLLK
- a CDS encoding type II toxin-antitoxin system RelE/ParE family toxin gives rise to the protein MLNLKTKWFNKWAKKNSISDKYLLNAVENLSNNLGVSNLANGLYKVRISKEGRGKSGSFRTILVYKKSDIAIFVYGFSKNEKDNLDENELRYFKKLAKDLLEIERHNYSELVKLGTFVSIKE
- a CDS encoding DUF2569 family protein, yielding MEENSEYYCSDCGNPVKESDTKCSNCGAELNDEEVEKLSGFEGWLLVPLLWLIVGPIVSIISLVTFIRQIPLALEFGFGIEFGLEIFIQIILLILMLYAGFYFFQKRKNAPRIVIFWLKVSILLSFILLVVELLTGANGLAIENGKQFSKDIISAIIWIPYFRKSKRVKATFTK
- a CDS encoding helix-turn-helix domain-containing protein, with the protein product MRAKIKEAIGKTVQDLISNNLKISFTEKELKALEVKIPKVKINAKDIQKIRERTKLSQNVFAKVLNVSSSSVKQWEQGKRIPTGSTKVLLELLKENPNILNYRIESYKLIEQA
- a CDS encoding gamma-glutamylcyclotransferase, producing MIYFAYGSNMSLKRLSSRVSIKKTIGIGQLFKYKLMFHKISSDGCSGKCDAYYTGEVSDIMFGVIYEIEDSELNKLDKYEGVGDGYKRKSILLKTYPDNTECSAITYCTEKINSELKPFSWYTKHVIVGAIENKLPEYYIDKIKAVETIKDKNKEREEEQLSIYS